One genomic region from Esox lucius isolate fEsoLuc1 chromosome 24, fEsoLuc1.pri, whole genome shotgun sequence encodes:
- the fga gene encoding fibrinogen alpha chain, with translation MKPLHIFCFCLTVLASTWAEDIGSVVNPRGARPVEAGYKSEECTTEKSWPFCSDDDWGPKCPSGCRIQGLLDEADHSLLKKIEKIRKMLDQNKAKHRSADQDSKQTYDYLKEKLINTAGNDNKYYEVSESLRQRIVDIKIKIDRQLRILNALKARVRDQVIEMQRLEVDIDIKLRSCKGSCKIYTEFSVDKESYVTLEKQIDQLEAQSVQSVETVGPLHLLKSRPLKDVVVDSKYKSLISSEQRQQFFPDVQTMQLVLEAEGSSASSAASVGKASGTTKFVPATSGTSSSSSSWTVTGSKDASKKGITEMSGGEVGKGSMDFFEGMGGLGGGLGGLGGGDFDATGRVTTQTLSCTKVLRKTTTHTKDGPVEHIEETMTGPGCDAQKAGGMSESSSSSSSSSFTKTTGGGRTDSLLNSKFGDGTGTSFSSSFTKMTSTKGGGSLLTSTKSGGGDFGGDPFGMDLGAFARENFEDDVPDFHARSVKSSVRSERQADYVGKDCTDIQRNHLTGEKSSLYKIKPSASLSPSTRAGEEIVEVYCDQEGLLAGWTLVQQRQHGGVSFNRSWAEYQQGFGRVDAQGNGEVWLGLKHLHLLTQEESMLRVELEDWEGGVATAEYTVRVGSEAEGYRLTIADYMGDAGDALVKGESSSGGQGFLSHAGMKFSTYDKDNDRWEESCAEMYGGGWWYNNCQSANLNGVYYKGGKYDPGSNVPYEIENGVVWLTYRPADYSLKTTRMKIRPLAMV, from the exons atgaagcCACTGCATATCTTCTgcttctgtctgactgtcctcgcCTCCACCTGG GCTGAGGACATAGGCAGTGTGGTGAACCCTCGTGGGGCCCGCCCAGTGGAAGCTGGCTACAAGTCTGAGGAATGTACTACAGAGAAAAGCTGGCCCTTCTGCTCCGATGATGACTGG GGTCCTAAGTGCCCGTCAGGCTGTCGTATCCAGGGTCTGCTGGACGAAGCAGACCATTCCCTGTTGAAAAAGATTGAGAAGATCCGTAAGATGCTGGATCAGAACAAAGCCAAACACCGATCAGCCGACCAAGACTCTAAACAGACCTACGACTACCTCAAGGAAAAACTCATCAACACTGCAG GTAACGATAATAAATACTACGAAGTTTCTGAGAGCCTGCGCCAGAGGATCGTGGACATCAAGATCAAGATCGACCGCCAGCTAAGGATCCTCAACGCTCTGAAGGCCAGAGTTAGAGACCAAGTCATTGAGATGCAGAGATTAGAG GTCGACATTGACATCAAGCTACGGTCCTGCAAGGGCTCCTGTAAAATATACACAGAGTTCTCTGTGGACAAGGAGTCGTACGTAACCCTGGAGAAGCAGATCGACCAGCTGGAGGCCCAAAGCGTCCAGTCTGTGGAGACGGTTGGCCCACTGCATCTCCTGAAGAGCCGCCCCCTGAAAGATGTTGTGGTCGACAGCAAATACAAGTCTCTGATTAGCAGCGAGCAGAGGCAGCAATTCTTCCCGGACGTGCAGACCATGCAGCTTGTCCTGGAGGCAGAAGGGTCCAGCGCTTCGTCCGCGGCCTCGGTCGGCAAGGCCTCAGGTACTACGAAGTTTGTGCCGGCAACGTCCGGGACTTCGTCTTCTTCGAGTTCATGGACAGTCACAGGGTCGAAGGATGCATCAAAGAAAGGGATCACTGAGATGAGTGGCGGCGAAGTGGGAAAAGGCAGCATGGATTTCTTTGAAGGGATGGGTGGACTAGGCGGCGGTCTGGGGGGCCTTGGGGGTGGAGATTTTGACGCTACCGGTCGGGTGACCACGCAGACGTTGAGCTGCACCAAGGTGCTGAGAAAAACGACAACACATACCAAAGATGGGCCAGTGGAGCACATAGAGGAAACGATGACTGGACCCGGTTGTGATGCACAGAAAGCCGGTGGGATGAGCgagtcctcctcctcctcctcctcttcatctttcacCAAAACCACAGGCGGTGGCAGAACAGACAGTCTCCTCAACAGCAAGTTTGGCGATGGCACCGGTACCTCTTTCTCTTCGTCGTTCACCAAAATGACCAGCACCAAGGGAGGCGGTAGCCTTCTCACCAGCACCAAGAGCGGTGGTGGCGATTTTGGAGGTGATCCGTTCGGGATGGATCTCGGAGCGTTTGCGCGCGAGAACTTTGAAGACGATGTTCCAGATTTCCACGCCCGCAGTGTGAAGAGTAGCGTTCGCAGCGAGCGGCAGGCGGATTATGTGGGAAAAG ATTGCACTGACATCCAAAGGAACCACCTCACAGGGGAAAAGAGCAGCCTGTACAAAATTAAACCCTCcgcctccctgtctccctccaccaGGGCCGGGGAGGAGATAGTGGAGGTCTATTGCGATCAGGAAGGGCTCCTAGCGGGGTGGACCCTGGTCCAACAGAGGCAGCACGGGGGCGTTAGCTTCAACCGCTCCTGGGCCGAGTACCAGCAGGGCTTCGGGAGGGTGGACGCCCAGGGGAACGGGGAGGTATGGTTGGGCttaaaacacctccacctcctcacccAGGAGGAGAGCATGTTGAGGGTGGAGCTGGAGGACTGGGAGGGGGGCGTGGCGACCGCCGAGTACACGGTGCGAGTAGGCTCCGAGGCCGAGGGCTACAGGTTGACGATAGCGGACTACATGGGAGACGCCGGGGACGCGCTAGTTAAAGGGGAGTCTAGTTCGGGGGGCCAGGGCTTCCTGTCGCACGCAGGGATGAAGTTCAGTACCTACGATAAGGACAATGACCGGTGGGAGGAGAGCTGCGCGGAGATGTATGGCGGCGGGTGGTGGTACAACAACTGTCAGAGCGCAAACTTGAACGGAGTGTACTATAAAGGGGGCAAGTACGACCCCGGTAGCAATGTGCCGTACGAGATTGAGAACGGAGTGGTTTGGCTGACATACAGACCGGCCGACTACAGTCTAAAGACAACACGTATGAAGATACGCCCCCTGGCCATGGTGTGA